A genomic window from Leishmania major strain Friedlin complete genome, chromosome 18 includes:
- a CDS encoding putative uracil-DNA-glycosylase, whose protein sequence is MAKGKVILPPATDIFNAFNSCPFRDLKVVLLGQDPYHDLHQAHGLCFSVLPEVPLPPSLRNIYKELTTDIPGFQAPRHGYLQSWSEQGMLMLNATLTVEAHKANSHSKASGWTAFTDAVIQHLSQHHPNRLVFLLWGGYAQQKKKLIDASRHIVLESVHPSPLSASRGWFGCHCFSACNEALQSMGHLPMHWQLPLNASLP, encoded by the coding sequence ATGGCAAAGGGCAAGGTCATACTGCCCCCCGCCACGGACATCTTCAACGCGTTCAACAGCTGTCCATTTCGCGATTTGAAGGTGGTCCTGCTCGGCCAGGACCCGTACCACGATCTCCACCAAGCGCATGGGCTCTGCTTCTCCGTCTTGCCCGAAGTTCCGCTTCCGCCGAGCCTTCGTAACATATACAAGGAGCTCACGACGGACATCCCGGGCTTCCAGGCACCAAGACACGGTTACCTGCAGAGCTGGTCGGAGCAGGGGATGCTGATGCTGAACGCGACTCTGACCGTCGAGGCGCACAAGGCCAACTCGCACAGCAAAGCCAGTGGCTGGACCGCCTTCACGGACGCCGTCATCCAGCACCTTTCCCAGCACCATCCCAACCGGCTCGTGTTTCTGCTCTGGGGTGGCTACGCGCAGCAGAAGAAGAAGCTCATAGACGCAAGCCGGCACATCGTCCTGGAGAGTGTGCACCCATCACCGTTGagcgccagccgcggctggTTTGGGTGCCACTGCTTCTCTGCGtgcaacgaggcgctgcagagcatGGGCCACCTTCCCATGCATTGGCAACTGCCATTGAATGCTTCGCTACCCTGA